One Terriglobales bacterium DNA segment encodes these proteins:
- a CDS encoding NCS2 family permease — MASPLNAIRKYFGFDRAGTTLARETIAGMTTFATMAYIIVVNPAILKTAGIPAEASMVATIITAIFGTLLMGIYANRPFAVAPYMGENAFIAYTVVLALHYKWQAALAAVFLGGVLFFLLTIFRLRQRLVDAVPSGLRYSFAVGIGLFLTFIGLNQTGIVMLGSAGAPVRTGHLTAAPVLVAIFGFLLIAVLMIRRFPGAILVGILATTFLAVATGVASRPKAWLSMPPSLSPILCKLDFHNALTWGFFPIVLTIFIMAFVDTMGTLIGVSARAGFLDSSGNLPQIERPMLTDALSTSFAALVGTTTAGAYIESATGIEAGGRTGFTSVVTALCFVAALFFAPFVGAVPPQAYGPALIVVGLLMLAPITKINFDDFTELIPAFAVVALMSFTYNIGVGITAGFVLYPFCKLVAGRAREVKPGLWVLAALSLLFFIFYPYT, encoded by the coding sequence TTGGCTAGTCCGCTGAACGCCATCCGCAAATATTTTGGATTCGATCGTGCCGGAACTACGCTGGCCCGCGAGACCATTGCCGGCATGACAACTTTCGCAACCATGGCGTACATCATTGTGGTGAATCCGGCAATTCTCAAGACCGCTGGCATTCCCGCGGAAGCCTCTATGGTGGCCACCATCATCACCGCCATCTTTGGCACGCTGCTGATGGGGATTTACGCCAACCGGCCGTTTGCAGTTGCGCCCTACATGGGCGAGAACGCCTTCATTGCTTACACTGTGGTGCTGGCCCTCCATTACAAATGGCAGGCGGCCCTCGCCGCCGTTTTCCTGGGCGGCGTGTTGTTTTTTCTGCTGACTATCTTTCGTCTGCGGCAGCGGCTGGTGGATGCCGTTCCTTCCGGACTGCGCTACAGCTTCGCAGTCGGGATCGGGCTGTTCCTGACCTTTATTGGACTCAACCAAACCGGCATCGTGATGCTCGGCAGCGCGGGCGCGCCCGTGCGCACCGGACACCTCACCGCGGCGCCCGTGCTGGTGGCGATCTTCGGTTTCCTGTTGATCGCGGTGCTGATGATTCGCCGCTTTCCTGGCGCCATTCTGGTTGGCATTCTGGCCACCACGTTTCTGGCCGTTGCCACTGGCGTCGCTTCGCGGCCAAAAGCCTGGTTGAGCATGCCACCCAGCCTTTCGCCAATTCTCTGCAAGCTCGATTTTCATAATGCGTTGACCTGGGGATTCTTCCCAATCGTGCTCACCATCTTCATCATGGCGTTCGTGGATACCATGGGCACATTGATCGGCGTCTCCGCCCGCGCGGGATTTCTGGACTCCTCTGGCAACCTGCCGCAGATTGAGCGCCCTATGCTGACCGATGCGCTTTCCACCAGCTTCGCCGCGCTCGTTGGTACGACGACTGCGGGCGCTTATATTGAATCCGCTACCGGCATTGAAGCCGGGGGCCGCACCGGATTCACCAGTGTAGTCACCGCACTTTGCTTTGTGGCCGCCTTGTTCTTCGCGCCTTTTGTAGGGGCAGTTCCACCGCAAGCCTATGGCCCGGCGTTGATCGTGGTGGGATTGCTCATGCTTGCGCCCATCACAAAAATTAACTTCGATGACTTCACCGAGCTGATCCCGGCCTTCGCCGTGGTCGCGCTGATGAGCTTCACCTATAACATTGGGGTGGGCATTACCGCTGGATTCGTTCTGTATCCGTTCTGCAAGCTGGTTGCAGGCCGCGCCCGTGAGGTCAAGCCTGGCTTGTGGGTGCTGGCTGCGTTGTCGCTGTTGTTCTTTATCTTCTATCCCTACACGTAG
- a CDS encoding metallophosphoesterase, with protein sequence MKRSKLFSKARGQFVGLISVIVSLGGIALGQMPLLCPLPGTGNTSKPGQCSELITAPADPEHFVFIAAGDNRPAKWCYPQSHVPKKIFAAGAKVKPAFVVWTGDSISGKIFSDSAAEEQRVQDEYTEFLSLAKTAGVPVFNAPGNHEMDSCANKPLPVMMNLYKESMGIPYGAFNYGNSRFIALNSEEPAPSSSGAETLTLDDKSDSVGYIGPEQLQILENDLKANTEKEHIFVFMHHPIKPAKKKDGLSNAAELERLFNKYPNVSYVFAGHEHMFYNPQTATKPQTGPYYLVTGGAGAPLKDLPGGFYHYLVFTVNGKNVSFKLIKVSPKASLAKQKCSKPACTF encoded by the coding sequence ATGAAGAGATCTAAACTTTTCTCGAAAGCTCGCGGCCAGTTTGTTGGCCTGATTAGTGTGATTGTCAGCCTGGGAGGCATTGCCTTGGGACAGATGCCATTGCTGTGTCCTTTGCCGGGAACGGGCAATACCAGCAAACCAGGGCAATGTAGTGAACTTATTACTGCCCCTGCTGATCCTGAGCACTTTGTGTTCATTGCCGCGGGAGATAACCGGCCGGCGAAGTGGTGCTATCCACAGTCGCATGTGCCCAAGAAAATATTCGCCGCTGGGGCGAAGGTCAAACCTGCTTTCGTGGTGTGGACGGGCGATAGTATTTCCGGGAAAATCTTCAGCGACTCCGCCGCCGAAGAGCAGCGCGTACAGGATGAATACACAGAGTTTCTTTCTCTTGCAAAAACTGCCGGCGTTCCCGTCTTCAACGCGCCCGGCAACCATGAGATGGATAGTTGCGCAAATAAACCTTTGCCGGTAATGATGAATCTCTACAAAGAATCCATGGGGATCCCCTATGGAGCGTTCAATTATGGAAATTCGCGGTTCATTGCATTGAACAGCGAGGAGCCTGCTCCTTCCTCATCTGGAGCTGAGACGTTGACATTGGATGACAAATCCGACTCTGTAGGCTATATAGGCCCTGAGCAACTTCAAATCTTAGAAAACGATCTGAAGGCCAACACCGAGAAAGAACACATCTTTGTCTTCATGCATCACCCGATCAAACCGGCAAAGAAGAAAGACGGTCTAAGCAACGCAGCAGAGCTGGAGAGATTGTTCAATAAATATCCCAATGTCTCGTATGTATTTGCCGGGCACGAGCACATGTTTTACAACCCGCAAACGGCAACAAAGCCGCAGACCGGCCCTTATTATCTGGTCACAGGAGGGGCAGGAGCGCCGCTCAAAGATCTTCCTGGAGGCTTCTATCATTACCTTGTGTTTACCGTGAACGGGAAGAACGTCTCATTCAAACTAATAAAAGTTTCACCTAAAGCCAGCCTGGCAAAACAGAAGTGCTCGAAGCCGGCCTGCACGTTTTGA